One Colius striatus isolate bColStr4 chromosome 7, bColStr4.1.hap1, whole genome shotgun sequence DNA segment encodes these proteins:
- the TSG101 gene encoding tumor susceptibility gene 101 protein isoform X1, whose amino-acid sequence MAVTESQLKKMLAKYKYRDLTIQETTSVITQYKDLKPVMDSYVFNDGSSRELMSLSGTIPVPYRGNTYNIPICLWLLDTYPFNPPICFVKPTSSMTIKTGKHVDANGKIYLPYLHEWKYPQSDLLELIQVLIVVFGEEPPVFSRPTASSYPPYQAVGPPTTSYVPGIPGGISSYPAGSTPNPSSYPPYPSGGPYPAPSVLYYPSQPPATTVGPSRDGTISEDTIRASLISAVSDKLRWRMKEEVDRAQAELNALKRTEEDLKKGHQKLEEMVTRLDQEVAEVDKNIELLKKKDEELSSALEKMESQSENNDIDEVIIPTAPLYKQILNLYAEENAIEDTIFYLGEALRRGVIDLDVFLKHVRLLSRKQFQLRALMQKARKTAGLSDLY is encoded by the exons ATGGCGGTCACCGAGAGCCAGCTCAAGAAAATGCTGGCCAAG tataAGTATAGAGACCTCACCATACAAGAGACAACCAGTGTTATTACTCAGTACAAGGACCTCAAACCTGTCATGGATTCATATG TTTTTAATGATGGTTCATCTAGGGAGTTGATGAGCCTCAGTGGAACCATTCCTGTGCCTTACAGAG GTAACACATACAATATCCCCATTTGCTTGTGGCTTCTGGACACTTACCCTTTCAACCCCCCGATTTGTTTTGTTAAACCCACTAGCTCTATgacaataaaaactggaaaGCATGTTGATGCAAATGGAAAGATATATCTTCCTTACCTGCATGAGTGGAAATAT CCCCAGTCAGACTTGCTAGAACTGATTCAGGTCTTGATTGTTGTGTTTGGTGAGGAGCCTCCAGTCTTTTCTCGGCCTACTGCTTCAAGCTACCCACCATACCAGGCCGTAGGCCCACCAACTA cttcctACGTGCCTGGCATTCCAGGTGGAATATCTAGCTATCCAGCAGGAAGCACTCCAAACCCAAG CAGCTACCCACCTTATCCGAGTGGTGGTCCATATCCAGCACCCTCTGTTCTTTATTACCCATCTCAGCCTCCTGCGACTACTGTTG GACCCAGCAGAGATGGAACTATCAGTGAGGATACCATTCGAGCTTCCCTTATTTCGGCAGTCAGTGACAAACTGAGGTGGCGGATGAAAGAAGAAGTGGATCGTGCACAAGCTGAGCTCAATGCCTTGAAACGGACAGAGGAGGACTTGAAGAAAGGACACCAGAAACTGGAGGAGATGGTAACTCGCCTTGATCAGGAAGTG GCTGAAGTGGACAAGAACATTGAACTCCTCAAGAAGAAGGATGAGGAACTCAGTTCCGCCTTAGAGAAAATGGAAAGTCAGTCAGAAAATAATGACATAGATGAAGTTATTATTCCTACAGCACCGCTTTACAAGCAGATCCTAAACTTGTATGCGGAGGAAAACGCAATTGAAGACACCATCTTCTATCTTGGGGAAGCACTGAGACGTGGAGTGATAGATCTAGATGTCTTTTTAAAG
- the TSG101 gene encoding tumor susceptibility gene 101 protein isoform X2: protein MAVTESQLKKMLAKYKYRDLTIQETTSVITQYKDLKPVMDSYVFNDGSSRELMSLSGTIPVPYRGNTYNIPICLWLLDTYPFNPPICFVKPTSSMTIKTGKHVDANGKIYLPYLHEWKYPQSDLLELIQVLIVVFGEEPPVFSRPTASSYPPYQAVGPPTTSYVPGIPGGISSYPAGSTPNPSYPPYPSGGPYPAPSVLYYPSQPPATTVGPSRDGTISEDTIRASLISAVSDKLRWRMKEEVDRAQAELNALKRTEEDLKKGHQKLEEMVTRLDQEVAEVDKNIELLKKKDEELSSALEKMESQSENNDIDEVIIPTAPLYKQILNLYAEENAIEDTIFYLGEALRRGVIDLDVFLKHVRLLSRKQFQLRALMQKARKTAGLSDLY, encoded by the exons ATGGCGGTCACCGAGAGCCAGCTCAAGAAAATGCTGGCCAAG tataAGTATAGAGACCTCACCATACAAGAGACAACCAGTGTTATTACTCAGTACAAGGACCTCAAACCTGTCATGGATTCATATG TTTTTAATGATGGTTCATCTAGGGAGTTGATGAGCCTCAGTGGAACCATTCCTGTGCCTTACAGAG GTAACACATACAATATCCCCATTTGCTTGTGGCTTCTGGACACTTACCCTTTCAACCCCCCGATTTGTTTTGTTAAACCCACTAGCTCTATgacaataaaaactggaaaGCATGTTGATGCAAATGGAAAGATATATCTTCCTTACCTGCATGAGTGGAAATAT CCCCAGTCAGACTTGCTAGAACTGATTCAGGTCTTGATTGTTGTGTTTGGTGAGGAGCCTCCAGTCTTTTCTCGGCCTACTGCTTCAAGCTACCCACCATACCAGGCCGTAGGCCCACCAACTA cttcctACGTGCCTGGCATTCCAGGTGGAATATCTAGCTATCCAGCAGGAAGCACTCCAAACCCAAG CTACCCACCTTATCCGAGTGGTGGTCCATATCCAGCACCCTCTGTTCTTTATTACCCATCTCAGCCTCCTGCGACTACTGTTG GACCCAGCAGAGATGGAACTATCAGTGAGGATACCATTCGAGCTTCCCTTATTTCGGCAGTCAGTGACAAACTGAGGTGGCGGATGAAAGAAGAAGTGGATCGTGCACAAGCTGAGCTCAATGCCTTGAAACGGACAGAGGAGGACTTGAAGAAAGGACACCAGAAACTGGAGGAGATGGTAACTCGCCTTGATCAGGAAGTG GCTGAAGTGGACAAGAACATTGAACTCCTCAAGAAGAAGGATGAGGAACTCAGTTCCGCCTTAGAGAAAATGGAAAGTCAGTCAGAAAATAATGACATAGATGAAGTTATTATTCCTACAGCACCGCTTTACAAGCAGATCCTAAACTTGTATGCGGAGGAAAACGCAATTGAAGACACCATCTTCTATCTTGGGGAAGCACTGAGACGTGGAGTGATAGATCTAGATGTCTTTTTAAAG
- the UEVLD gene encoding ubiquitin-conjugating enzyme E2 variant 3 isoform X1 — protein MALAEEALRKRLGKYKFRDLTIEELKNVNKTYPNFTFSMSTYTFKDGSQKDLLNFSGTIPVKYGNSYNIPIRLWILDSHPFAPPICFLKPTANMGISVGKHVDAHGRIYLPYLQNWNHPKSTVIGLIKEMIAKFEEEPPLYSLSSSDAARQSELLSYIAKITEGETDMKSKSKIDGGETEGCFNKITVVGAGELGIACALAVAAKGAADKVVLFDPSEGAAKGGTMDLEIFALPNVEISKDVSDSADSKVVVLTVNSLGNAQTYLDVIQSNVDLFRGIIPAISHYSQNAVLLVASHPVEVMTYVSWKLSAFPQSRVIGVGANLDTERFRYILTNLLKAQVLAKDAWIIGEHGEDKVPSWSSCNLVTNQTEAMAAHNSREKVANRAMEVLKGKTQRSWSVGLSVADLTDSILKDRRKVHSVSTLAKGCCNINSEVFLSLPCILGTSGVIEMFKLEEDPLVQEKLQSSAGSIHDLQQQLKL, from the exons atggcgCTCGCGGAGGAGGCGCTGCGGAAGCGCCTGGGCAAG TATAAGTTCAGAGATCTGACCATAGAAGAACTGAAGAACGTTAACAAGACCTACCCAAACTTCACATTCTCCATGAGCACATACA cCTTCAAGGATGGATCCCAGAAGGACCTCCTGAATTTTAGTGGTACTATTCCAGTGAAATACG GCAATTCCTATAACATACCTATTCGTCTGTGGATTCTGGATTCTCATCCCTTTGCTCCTCCGATTTGCTTCCTGAAGCCGACTGCAAACATGGGCATTTCAGTGGGAAAGCATGTTGATGCTCATGGCAGGATTTATTTGCCCTACCTGCAAAACTGGAACCAT cCTAAGTCAACTGTCATTGGATTAATCAAGGAAATGATTGCAAAATTTGAGGAAGAGCCTCCTTTGTATTCACTGTCATCTTCTGATGCAGCCAGGCAATCAGAACTTCTCTCCTACATTGCCAAGATAACTGAAG GAGAGACTGACATGAAATCTAAGAGTAAAATTGATGGAGGAGAAACTGAAGGATGTTTTAACAAAATTACTGTTGTTGGAGCTGGAGAACTTGGCATTGCATGTGCATTAGCAGTTGCAGCAAAG GGTGCTGCAGACAAGGTGGTTCTTTTCGATCCTTCCGAAGGTGCAGCAAAAGGAGGAACCATGGACTTGGAGATCTTTGCTCTGCCAAATGTAGAGATCAGCAAAG ATGTTTCCGATTCAGCTGATTCAAAAGTTGTGGTACTTACTGTAAATTCTCTGGGTAATGCTCAGACTTACCTTGATGTCATCCAAAGCAATGTGGATCTGTTCAGAGGAATTATCCCAGCAATATCACACTACAGTCAGAATGCTGTTCTCCTTGTTGCTTCTCATCCAG TTGAAGTAATGACATATGTGTCATGGAAGCTGAGTGCATTTCCCCAAAGCAGAGTTATTGGAGTAGGTGCCAACCTAGATACAGAGAGATTCCGGTATATACTGACAAACCTTTTGAAAGCACAGGTTCTGGCCAAAGATGCCTGGATTATCGGTGAGCATGGAGAAGACAAAG TACCATCCTGGAGCAGCTGTAATTTAGTTACAAAtcaaacagaggcaatggctgCTCACAACTCAAGGGAAAAGGTGGCTAACAG AGCTATGGAAGTTCTAAAGGGAAAAACTCAGAGATCTTGGTCTGTTGGACTCTCAGTTGCTGATCTAACCGACAGTATactgaaagacagaagaaaggtTCATTCTGTATCCACTCTGGCAAAG GGGTGTTGCAATATAAACAGTGAAGTATTCTTAAGTCTCCCATGTATTCTTGGAACCAGCGGAGTGATTGAAATGTTCAAGCTTGAAGAAGATCCACTAGTGCAAGAGAAACTGCAAAGCAGTGCAGGATCAATTCATGACCTTCAGCAGCAACTGAAACTGTAA
- the UEVLD gene encoding ubiquitin-conjugating enzyme E2 variant 3 isoform X2, translated as MALAEEALRKRLGKYKFRDLTIEELKNVNKTYPNFTFSMSTYTFKDGSQKDLLNFSGTIPVKYGNSYNIPIRLWILDSHPFAPPICFLKPTANMGISVGKHVDAHGRIYLPYLQNWNHPKSTVIGLIKEMIAKFEEEPPLYSLSSSDAARQSELLSYIAKITEGETDMKSKSKIDGGETEGCFNKITVVGAGELGIACALAVAAKGAADKVVLFDPSEGAAKGGTMDLEIFALPNVEISKDVSDSADSKVVVLTVNSLGNAQTYLDVIQSNVDLFRGIIPAISHYSQNAVLLVASHPALSRTLSLRVFSLLLPRQKKIVYFVWYKS; from the exons atggcgCTCGCGGAGGAGGCGCTGCGGAAGCGCCTGGGCAAG TATAAGTTCAGAGATCTGACCATAGAAGAACTGAAGAACGTTAACAAGACCTACCCAAACTTCACATTCTCCATGAGCACATACA cCTTCAAGGATGGATCCCAGAAGGACCTCCTGAATTTTAGTGGTACTATTCCAGTGAAATACG GCAATTCCTATAACATACCTATTCGTCTGTGGATTCTGGATTCTCATCCCTTTGCTCCTCCGATTTGCTTCCTGAAGCCGACTGCAAACATGGGCATTTCAGTGGGAAAGCATGTTGATGCTCATGGCAGGATTTATTTGCCCTACCTGCAAAACTGGAACCAT cCTAAGTCAACTGTCATTGGATTAATCAAGGAAATGATTGCAAAATTTGAGGAAGAGCCTCCTTTGTATTCACTGTCATCTTCTGATGCAGCCAGGCAATCAGAACTTCTCTCCTACATTGCCAAGATAACTGAAG GAGAGACTGACATGAAATCTAAGAGTAAAATTGATGGAGGAGAAACTGAAGGATGTTTTAACAAAATTACTGTTGTTGGAGCTGGAGAACTTGGCATTGCATGTGCATTAGCAGTTGCAGCAAAG GGTGCTGCAGACAAGGTGGTTCTTTTCGATCCTTCCGAAGGTGCAGCAAAAGGAGGAACCATGGACTTGGAGATCTTTGCTCTGCCAAATGTAGAGATCAGCAAAG ATGTTTCCGATTCAGCTGATTCAAAAGTTGTGGTACTTACTGTAAATTCTCTGGGTAATGCTCAGACTTACCTTGATGTCATCCAAAGCAATGTGGATCTGTTCAGAGGAATTATCCCAGCAATATCACACTACAGTCAGAATGCTGTTCTCCTTGTTGCTTCTCATCCAG ctttgagCAGGACACTgtctttgagggttttttctttactattaccaagacaaaagaaaatagtaTACTTTGTTTGGTATAAAAG TTGA